The Melitaea cinxia chromosome 16, ilMelCinx1.1, whole genome shotgun sequence genome contains the following window.
GCTCtgatgacttcaaaaaaggaggaagttctcattttgactatatatatatatatatattttttttttgatgtggtctcatttaaatttgtgcAAGATCTGGAGAGTATTTTTGGGGTTATccctattaaaattatattgtaaaatatttaaatttaagtcatTCGTCTTTAATAGTTCATAGGAAGGACACAACAGGAAATATATtgctcaaaatcttgagcagcctgactgggaaagtacctcgaccttacagaggatcacagctaaataacactgttttcaagcagtattgtgttcctattggtgagtaaggtgaccagagctcctgggggggggggggggttaaagtcggcaacgcgcttgcgatgctttggtgttgcaggcgtctataggctacggtattcaCTCAACATCAGACAGACGATTCGCGTATATACCACCttctaaatatacaaaaattacttaataacaattatcttaatgtaattttttttatttcagacaacaTACTGGAGAACGACCGTATCAGTGTCGCTACTGCCCGCGCAGTTTTTCTCGGCAAGACATACTCAGTAGACATATGAAACTACATATTggtaattttcaaataaaataattatacgcgctgacgcttcagcctgttgcaGTGTGTagtagaatattattattagttttgagtaatctcaaaattttaactgaggtagggcacagcaggaatttcctgctcaaaatatggagcagcccgactggggtagtacctcgaccttacagaagaccacagcaaaataatactgttttcaagcagtgttgtgttcctgttggtgagtaaggtggccagagctcctgggggattggggattgggtcggcaacgcgcttgcgatgcttctggtgttgcaggtgtctataagctacggtaatcgcttaccatcaggtgagccgtacgcttgtttgccggcctagtgacataaaaataataataataataatgtcctTACTATACTTGTCGTCTTGTTGTATGTagattgaagtttttttttttgatcaaaaacaaacattttttttttaatttacgaaCGTTAAATATCATAGTGTGTGTgttactgctgggcataggcctcattccccatgtaggagaagaatcagaacttaatcgaccacgctgccAAATTAGCGGATATATtgcccactatgagtaacgatcgctatcacgtgcTCACGATAATAATCGGGACGGACAGCTTAACgtaccgaggcacggtggggagacccacaaggactaataaccagaccggtttttttttttttctataaacacaaatacccactccgagcgggaatcgaacccgccacCGTCGGTGTTCAGGCGCCGccaacacggcacacgcaccattacaccggAACAATAGAGATAATTATACAAATGTCTAATTATTTTggttttctttcttattttttttttttttttttttttttgttaatatcatatcaaaaatcgaccgttccagcggggatcgaacctgtatctccgactgaccgtgtcggtgctctagccaattaagctatggaacgatgtatccgctagatcgaaatttttgatatgatgattttatattcggtctaagcgaccgtgtcggagcggtcgatttttgacaacatatttaaaaaaatatttagaatttcctaatgtgtggtaaaacacaaaaataaaatcatacaaattgGTTTTCTTTCGTTAGAACAATGATTAATTCAGTGATTGTATTGATactaataatatgtttatatttcagGCGAGAAACCCTTCGAATGTCAATTCTGTGATGCGAAGTTTTGCAAAGCGTATGAGTTGAAACTTCATCAAAGTAAATCAAAATTGTGTGTCCAGAGACAAATTGAAATAGttgagaaagaaaaaaatgtaataatagacGATATACTCGTAACGAACGCTTTTGTAACTTAATAATCTTATTGTTATACTTAATAAAGAGaatgtgtttaaaataaaattacatcaattatttatttattctataaaatatgaatttaattatgttacttgaacaaattaatttttatatgtgtatgtatgtatgtgtatatgtatgtatatgtgtgtgtgtatgtatatcatatagtatacactaaaatatttacttatttggatgtttttttttctttaataattatgtaaatctatcatatcgtagtttttatctatttattattgatttttcctccttaatttgtgcacaattctaaccgctgctactgtatcgtgtccagtacccaaaagttatctggaagaaatcgctatttagcgaaaagatcgcctttgtacatcttgtatcgtatctttctttataagtgtctgtattttggtgtacattaagaataaataaataaataatttcgtgTTTGTAatgtatacttaatattataaagatgaagaGTTAGTTTGTTTAAACCCGCTAATCTAAGGAATGCTGGttcgaattgtttttttttttttttttttgaagtaaaacttctttacgcaggcTTGAATTGCGGAGtatgctggtgaatgcgtgacgagagcgttatgaaaagtgtgatcgggcgaggcaaacggaagttgagagggagatataagttagatggagctaaagaagttttactttagttaaataaaaataataactccgtcctttatgaaccgattttgatcattcttttttgttggaaaggaagtGTCCCTAGTTTGATGTCATAATAAAGAAACCagaatttgatgatgggatcccagagaaatcgaaggaaactctcgaaaatccgcataactttttacggagtgtaccgattttcatgatttttaatttaatcgaaagccggtgttattcatgttgtcacatttaaatttcatcgagatcagattacaacttttggaataatctttgataatgcgtatttacttgactattttttcgtctacctacgttgtattacatgttgatataattgaagtcggtttttcttcgtttgcctgcaaacacaataatgtaccttttaaccgacttccaaaaaaggaggaggttctcaattcgactgtattttttttttattttttttttatgtatgctacatcagaacttttgaccgggtagaccgatttcgacaaattttgttttaatcgaaaggtggtgtgtgctaattggtcccatttaaatttatttgagatctaacaactacttttcgagttatatctaataatgtgtttttacttgacgcttttttcgtcgacctacgttgtattataccgcataactttctactggatgtaccgattttgataattctttttttgttggaaagaagatattcctagtttagtactatgataaggaaaccaggatctgatgatgggatcccagagaaatcgagggaaactcttgaaactccgcaataactttttactgggtgtaccgattttaataatttttaatttaatcgaaagctgatgtttgtcatgtggtcacgtatgaattttattgagatctgataactactttttgagtaatctttgataacgcgtagttacttgactattttttcgtcgatatacgttgtattactcgtcgatgtaattgaagtcggtttttttttcgtttgcgagcaaacacaattatataacatAGCTTCTCTGCATGAAATTATAAATTGGAATCTacgtttgtaaatattaattaatcatttgagaattaaaaaaagaaggtttatttatttatttaataaactttattgcacacacaaaaaagaagatacattttagaacgattagatacaaatacaaataatgtatgcaaaggcggccttatcgcttatagcgatctctcgtgtaatgttttttttttttcttatcttaaCCCTAAAGAACGACGATAAAGTGTCATCATAtgtaaaggattttttttctcGTTCATTATGAATTACGGTCGTGCTTACGggtctatttaaacaaaatcaaatttaaaaatggttttGGATTTTTTTACTAGGATTCGGATCTATAACACCTATTAAACCGCCTATTTGAAGGAACGTAGTTACGAATCGAACACCTTATATATAGTGTAGGtacatagtaaataaataaatgcagtAAGTGTAATCACGAAAAcgttttgatatatatttttgatacttAATTTCGTTAATTATAAGATATCTGATCTAAGATAACAGTTTGATTATTTGCCACGCcggatattttataaaagaaagtcaCATCCTTGTGTCCACCTATTTGATGTCGAAACATGTTGCTCAAAGCAGGACTCTTGGTCGTCACGCTCCTTGTTGGGACCAATGGTaagatattttgattaaaattgtgtATTATAATCACAATAATGCTGTAGTTAATACTaatatatgtactcgtatattgaTTCTACGGTCTACTAAATTTGTTGTTGTTAATTGTCAAAGAGTAGCCCGCTATTGCGCACTTTGCAGTGACCTTGCTTCTTCAGGttttgtgggtttgattcccgcctataaataatattattatttatatgtatttatatgaattagataagtattatttagaagtaaaaAAGTAGCTATATTAGCCGGCAGTTccatataacacaagcattaagttgcttacttaaaacagacgaccgcgtgtttatgttatagatatttattattattattatttaatgattactttaagatatattactattaaatactttttgttacttgatatacatataagaaaAGATAATGAAGTATAGTTGATAATTGCATTGCAAGcatagaaattaaatatttacatacattttaattaaatatttattatcatttttatgtaatactagcgtctgcccgcgacttcgtccacgtggaacgtttttaaaggggaacaattctgtcataaaTGATTTTTGCGAGagtgtttacgcagcgcacgcagcggaagctttcaaaaggaaaataaagcctgattttaaaacattcttcattggtgttccgttcctattggtcttagtgtGATGATATAGTCTTAAAGatggaatttttcaaatcagaccagTTCTTAacatcttcagctttataatattagtatagattaccgTACAGGGagtaatgacattttttttaattatattttaaaaactcttatactactattatatttttaatagtatgtttgttatcaaaatattttgtaaatatcgaTATCGCAATTTCAAGGATCaaaggatatttgtatttgtgagtctccctaccgtgcctcggagagcacgttaagccattggtcccggtttttataatatacacctgatagcgatcgttactcatagcaaaGAATAtattccgccaacccgcagtgaagcagcgagGTGGATCAAGCTCCAaaccttctcttacatggagaatgAAGCGTATTCTCAGAAGtatagtaggatattacagtctgaagcgtGAAGCGTAATGTACACACACAATAGCACAATAGTGCATTTAATTCAGGATTAAAGTATAATGTTTTTAACAGAAATCAAGTAGGCTCATAGGATACAAGAATATactaacaaataattaattttcagcGCTCCCGACTCCACAACGGGATTTATCCTTTCTTTTCGCCCATTCGGAAAACTCCCGTATTGTCGGAGGTACCAACGCTGGTCCTACACCTTACATGGTTGCAATAGTCACCGGAGTAACCGTCAGTAACTTGATATGCGGCGGGTCCTTGGTCACCAGCAGACATATCATGACTGCTGCTCACTGTAACTTGGCTGTTACAAACCAAGATGGCAGTTTACTTAAGTATgatttattacaatacaaatataaaatcaaagctCACCaagtcataattttatttcataatagattaaaatatctacataagTTGTAATCCTCAAATACGTCATAAGGTGATTATTGTGATTAATTAGAATAGGTACCTATTTAATGCGtcattctatatttatattctgATTTTCAGTTCTCTTCGTGTAACCGTCGGCAGCAACCGTTGGAATCGGGGTGGTTCTACGTACAGAATCCAACGCAGTATTGTCCATCCTAACTACAACCACAATGCAATCAAGAATGACATTGGTTTCCTCGTAACTACCGCTAATGTGGCGTTGTCAAACACAGTTAGCTTAGTACCTTTGAACTTCGACTTCGTCGGTAGCGGCGTCCCCGCGAGAGTTACCGGATGGGGTAGAACTAtggtaaacataaaaaaattatgagtatttactgtgattaaaaaaataagataaaattattttactcgtTAAATTGAAAAGCATTCAATTTTTTAAGAAACCTATTATTTAAAGATGCGTTGACTTAGTGACGCTATATTTCATGAATTATTGCCaactttgtataaaaaattgtataaaactcaatttataaaaacacactttataattatacatttaaaaaaaagtaactatgaGTTTCTTGCCGGTCTCACAATGGGCAATCTGCATTCTCTGAAATTCACAATCTGCATTTCTAACCGGTGGTAGCATTACtttgaaacaattaaaatttgaatttgtaaaatggcgattcgtaggtacttttgaagcctatttgaatagagctatttttcattttgattttaattttgttatgtaaGTACTTATTTATGGTAAGTGCAtctaataatttgataaatatacttacatagATAGTACATAGATTTTACagaaaaatcaaatgaaaattcatgttttgtgtttttttcgataattttaatatatataaatctcgtgtcacaatgtttgtcctcaatggactcctaaactacttaaccgattttagtcaaatttgcacaccgtgtgcagtttgatccaacttaaaagataggctatattttattttgatatattatgttattattatatttcagaaaaaaataaggcgatacgaagtttgccaggtcagctagtggtattataatataagtaattctTCCAGAATGGTGGATCACTGTCTTCGACCCTTCGACAACTTGAAACAACAGTTATTGATGGTAACCAGTGCCGTACTCGAGTGGCCCAGCGCGCTCAAGAacttaatattcaaaatttccCGGTTGTTGACCCTAACCTTGAAATCTGCACCTTTCATTCGAACGGACGTGGAACTTGCAACGTGAGTAATATTACCAAATGATTTATTCCTATATGCAATAATCAGATATTAATACATATCTCAAAATTCGTACATTTAGGGCTAATGGAAGCGCAACTTGAAATTTAAGTTGCTTCACCAAATGGCAAACCTATTACACCAAACGACTAATCATgatattaagaattaaatatatttatatagcttGTGAAACATGCTTAAACtcttttactataaaaaataatgaatcatcatcatcatcattccagcttattgcagtccattgctggacataggcctccacaagttcgcgccaaaaatgcgtgaactcatgtgtgttgcccatagtcaccacgctgggtaggcgggttggtgaccgcagggctggctttgtcgcaccgaagacgctgctgcccgtcttcggtctgtgcgttttaaagccagcggttagatggttatcccgccatcggtcggcttcttaagttccaagatgttagtgaaaccttgttatcccttagtcgcctcttacgacacccacaggaagagaagg
Protein-coding sequences here:
- the LOC123660962 gene encoding chymotrypsin-2-like gives rise to the protein MLLKAGLLVVTLLVGTNALPTPQRDLSFLFAHSENSRIVGGTNAGPTPYMVAIVTGVTVSNLICGGSLVTSRHIMTAAHCNLAVTNQDGSLLNSLRVTVGSNRWNRGGSTYRIQRSIVHPNYNHNAIKNDIGFLVTTANVALSNTVSLVPLNFDFVGSGVPARVTGWGRTMNGGSLSSTLRQLETTVIDGNQCRTRVAQRAQELNIQNFPVVDPNLEICTFHSNGRGTCNRDSGGPLMRTDRNQQVGLVSWGLPCARNAPDMFVRLSAYRAFVEQSIR